From a region of the Micropterus dolomieu isolate WLL.071019.BEF.003 ecotype Adirondacks linkage group LG21, ASM2129224v1, whole genome shotgun sequence genome:
- the LOC123959960 gene encoding intracellular hyaluronan-binding protein 4-like, producing MLPDAYGCVVANRFGDLLDDEADPFDLINEVETEKEKKKKKKEDCAKKGKQKKPGQKESQKDRRLPVASDGQVPVPVHKQQQARPGPVTESGDGREEAQRVQKRAAFGERRANQGEYPQEFSISKPSYNADSNYRGGGGSRGRRGGRRGGGGGGGYTMNSDTFNLRGKREYDRHNGTGISPEEKRGGRGPWNWGSVEEAASELMEIASDAPVKSEEPQIPVEEDTQNRATEEDGEMVVQVAMEMTLDEWKAMQEMSRPKAEFNIRKAENKIPSKAKVIHQSKHLENLKESVEDMEDDGHFLRRSVNDITSLLDINFGSLGRPSRGGRGRGARGGPASRPERAKPIVEREDELAPNPDDPEDFPALSAGR from the exons ATGCTGCCGGACGCCTACGGCTGCGTTGTGGCGAACAGGTTCGGTGATCTTCTGGATGACGAGGCGGACCCGTTCGACTTGATCAACGAAGTGGAAAcggaaaaggaaaagaagaagaagaagaaggaagactGTGCGAAGAAAGGCAAGCAGAAAAAACCTGGCCAGAAGGAATCCCAGAAGGACAGACGCCTCCCCGTTGCGTCGGACGGTCAAGTGCCGGTTCCAG TTCATAAGCAGCAGCAGGCTCGTCCTGGACCAGTGACCGAGAGTGGAGATGGCAGAGAAGAGGCCCAGAGGGTCCAAAAGAGGGCTGCCTTTGGGGAGCGTAGAGCCAACCAAGGGGAGTACCCCCAGGAGTTTTCCATCTCTAA GCCTTCCTATAATGCAGACTCCAACTACAGGGGCGGAGGGGGGAGCAGAGgtaggagaggaggaagaagaggtggCGGCGGTGGAGGAGGATACACAATGAATTCTGACACCTTCAACCTGAGGGGCAAGAGAGAGTATGATCGCCACAATGGAAC AGGCATCTCTCCTGAGGAAAAGAGGGGAGGCAGAGGACCCTGGAACTGGGGCAGTGTTGAAGAAGCTGCAAG TGAATTAATGGAAATTGCATCTGATGCTCCAGTCAAATCTGAGGAACCCCAAATACCTGTGGAGGAAGACACTCAGAATCG AGCAACGGAGGAGGATGGAGAGATGGTGGTCCAGGTTGCCATGGAGATGACCCTGGACGAGTGGAAGGCCATGCAAGAGATGAGTCGACCCAAGGCAGAGTTTAATATCCGCAAAGCAGAGAACAAGATTCCCTCCAAAGCAAAGGTCATCCACCAGTCAAAGCACCTGGAG AACCTCAAAGAGTCTGTGGAGGACATGGAGGATGATGGCCACTTCCTTCGTAGGTCTGTGAATGACATCACCTCCCTTCTGGACATCAACTTCGGGAGTCTTGGACGCCCCAGTCGTGGGGGTCGGGGAAGGGGAGCACGAGGTGGTCCGGCAAGTCGCCCAGAGAGAGCCAAACCCATAGTGGAGAGG GAGGATGAGCTGGCTCCTAACCCAGATGACCCAGAAGACTTCCCAGCACTATCAGCAGGAAGATAA
- the znf367 gene encoding zinc finger protein 367 translates to MADNKHPHVIFCNDSPKRVLVSVIKTTPIKPRKAEALTPTSPGFSDFMVYPWKWGENAHNVTLSPGSVSGASSPTGTQTAREADTAPSPDQIRDGIRRGRPRADTVRELISEGETSSSRIRCNICNRVFPREKSLQAHKRTHTGERPYLCDYPNCGKAFVQSGQLKTHQRLHTGEKPFVCSEKGCGNRFTHANRHCPKHPFSRLKREEPKEGLGKAQSVDNKAVAEWLAKYWQTREQRAPTTTKVKSQGKAREEDQEQQDPMEFLQSDEEKGEEEEAAEEEKGSQGGGAAKRRLQEQRERLHGALALIELANNLSA, encoded by the exons ATGGCAGATAACAAGCACCCGCACGTTATTTTCTGCAACGACTCGCCAAAAAGAGTTTTGGTGTCCGTCATCAAGACCACCCCGATTAAACCCAGGAAAGCGGAGGCCCTGACGCCGACAAGCCCCGGTTTCAGCGACTTCATGGTCTACCCGTGGAAGTGGGGAGAGAACGCCCACAATGTGACTCTGAGCCCGGGGTCAGTGAGCGGGGCTTCGTCACCTACCGGGACCCAGACGGCCAGGGAAGCGGACACGGCTCCTTCACCTGATCAGATCAGG GATGGTATCCGCAGAGGGCGTCCACGGGCGGACACTGTCCGAGAGCTCATAAGCGAGGGGGAGACTTCGTCCAGCCGTATTCGCTGCAACATCTGCAACCGAGTGTTTCCCAGAGAGAAGTCTCTTCAGGCTCACAAGAgaacacacacag GAGAGAGGCCCTATCTGTGTGATTACCCAAACTGTGGAAAGGCATTTGTCCAGAGCGGTCAGCTGAAGACGCACCAGCGGCTGCACACTGGGGAAAAACCCTTTGTCTGCTCGGAGAAAG GATGTGGCAATCGCTTCACACATGCCAACCGTCATTGTCCCAAGCATCCTTTCTCCCGTCTGAAGAGAGAGGAACCAAAGGAGGGCCTGGGGAAGGCCCAGTCTGTGGACAACAAGGCTGTGGCAGAGTGGCTCGCAAA GTACTGGCAAACCCGAGAGCAACGTGCCCCTACAACCACCAAGGTTAAGTCACAGGGCAAGGCAAGGGAAGAGGACCAGGAGCAGCAGGATCCTATGGAATTCCTCCAGTCCGATGAAGAGAAaggggaagaggaagaggccgcagaggaggagaagggcaGCCAGGGAGGAGGAGCCGCCAAGCGCCGCCTCCAGGAGCAGCGAGAGCGTCTCCACGGGGCTCTGGCACTCATTGAGCTGGCCAACAACCTGTCTGCCTGA